A genome region from Erythrolamprus reginae isolate rEryReg1 chromosome 4, rEryReg1.hap1, whole genome shotgun sequence includes the following:
- the MSL3 gene encoding MSL complex subunit 3 isoform X2 encodes MRRKGKKGRCRLPGVDSVLKLLPTEDNEKTSENSISSSDDDSDEETEEELKSEESDIDEKLEMKEEQETHAKRDMEERAINIEIPEILKKKLEEDCYYINRRKRLVKLPSQTNIITILESYVKHFAINAAFSANERSRHHQITSHTNLNLHYIPPEKNVELCKEMVDGLRITFDFTLPLILLYPYEQAQFKKVTSSKFFLPIKESVANSNRNQEELSPSPPLLNPSTPQSTDSQPATGEPVTPKRRKTEPEILQSLRRSTRHTSNCDRLSESSASPQPKRRNIETPASMPKLFLHLEKKTPVHSGSSSPITLTPSKEGSAVFAGFEGRRNNELNEVLSWKLMPESYPPGDQPPPPSYIYGSQHLLRMFVKLPEILGKMSFSDKNLKALVKHFELFLRFLAEYHDDFFPETAYVAACEAYYATKNPRAIY; translated from the exons cAATAAGTAGTTCTGATGATGATAGTGATGAAGAAACAGAAGAGGAGCTAAAGAGTGAAGAAAGTGACATTGATGAAAAGCTAGAAATG AAAGAAGAGCAAGAGACTCATGCTAAAAGAGATATGGAAGAAAGAGCAATAAACATTGAAATTCCTGAAATCTTGAAAAAGAAACTTGAAGAGGATTGTTACTATATTAACAGACGAAAGCGG ctTGTGAAACTGCCAAGTCAGACAAATATAATAACCATTTTGGAATCATATGTAAAGCATTTTGCCATTAATGCAGCTTTTTCAGCCAATGAGAGATCCCGACACCATCAGATTACTTCACATACCAACTTGAATCTTCATTATATCCCACCAGAAAAAAA TGTTGAGTTATGTAAAGAAATGGTGGATGGTCTAAGAATAACCTTTGACTTCACACTTCCTCTTATTCTACTGTATCCGTATGAGCAAGCACAGTTTAAGAAGGTGACATCCTCCAAATTTTTTCTGCCAATAAAAGAGAGTGTAGCAAATTCTAACAG AAATCAAGAAGAGCTTTCCCCAAGTCCACCTCTTTTGAATCCATCAACCCCACAATCCACAGATAGTCAGCCTGCAACAGGAGAACCTGTAACACCTAAACGCAGAAAAACTGAACCTGAAATCTTGCAGTCTCTAAGGCGTTCTACGCGTCACACGTCCAACTGTGATAGGCTGTCAGAAAGCAGCGCTTCTCCACAGCCAAAGAGGCGGAATATTGAGACTCCTGCTTCAATGCCAAAATTGTTTTTGCATCTTGAAAAAA AAACTCCTGTCCACAGTGGGTCATCATCTCCTATTACGCTAACCCCTAGCAAAGAAGGTAGTGCAGTATTTGCTGGGTTTGAAGGCAGAAGAAATAATGAATTGAATGag gTGTTGTCATGGAAACTCATGCCAGAAAGCTATCCTCCAGGTGATCAGCCGCCACCACCTTCTTACATTTATGGATCTCAACATTTGCTGCGCATGTTTG TAAAGCTTCCAGAGATCCTTGGGAAGATGAGCTTTTCTGACAAAAATCTAAAAGCTTTAGTAAAGCATTTTGAGTTGTTCCTAAG GTTCCTAGCTGAATATCATGATGACTTCTTTCCAGAAACAGCTTATGTAGCAGCCTGCGAGGCCTATTATGCCACCAAAAATCCACGTGCTATCTACTGA